The DNA sequence CGTTGCGGTCCACGCCTCGCTCGCcctggccgccgccggcgcgcgcGGCGACACGCGGCGGCAGGTCCTCCAGGtgctgggcggcggcggcgggggaaaGGGCGCCGCGGCTGACGCGGCCAACGTGGCGTCGCGGGTGGTCAAGCGGGTGCTCAAGGACCGGTCCACGTCCGGCGGGCCACGGCTGGCCTTCGCGGGAGGAATATGGGCCGACACCTCGACGAACCTGTCGCCGGGGTTCGTGGAGGCCGCCCGCAGTGTGTACAGCTCCACGGCGAGGACGGCTGACTTCAATAACAAGGTGTGGCATATTGTGTCATTCCCGCTTTTATGACTTGCTTATTAGGTGCTTGATAATATGCTTATTCCAGGGGTCGCTGTAGCAGAACATCTTAATTTGTTGTTTGGAGTTATTGCAATTCCTCACTAAGTTTCTTTTATAGATGGTATTTGACTGAACTGAGCCAAGTAGTTTCAATTGGTCTAATGTTGTTTTTACTGCTGATCTCTGCCTATGCACCCTTTTCTGTTCATCtcctttatctgatagaattggtAATTGGAGAGCTTGTGGTGACAAATATGCCCACTACCTATCTTAATTGctgtaaaaaaatatatactatgGTGTATATGTAAAGAAATTTCACTTGAACTATTATATTTTTTAGCAGCAAACTGCAACCATGTGATGTATATTGTTGTTTCTATGGTTTTTCTTTTGAAATTCTTAACTCTGAAATTCGCAAGTTTTCTGTTCTATTGATTTTTAAAGCCTGAAGATGCTGCTAAGCAAATTAACATGTGGGTCAAAGAATCCACAAAAGGCACTGCTACCTCGCTTCTTCTGGATGGATTAATTGACCAGAATACAGGACTTGTTATTGGCAGTGCACTGTATTTTAGGGGAAGATGGCTTGATCGGGCTGATATTAGGAGTACTGCAGTGCAAAAGTTCTGCTGTCTGGATGGAACTTGTGTTGAGGTCCCTTTTGTAGAATATGATAGAACTCGACCTTTCGCAGTTCATGATGGATTTAAAGTGATCAAGCTTCCTTATCAGCAAGGAAAGAATGAACGGAAGTTCTCCATGTACATCTTCCTACCTGATGCTCATGATGGCTTGTTTGAATTAACGAAGAAAATTTTTGCGGAACCATCATTCTTAGAACATCATTTGCCAACTGAGAAGCGACATGTGGATATCAGGGTTCCCAAGTTCACAGTATCGTTCCAGGTTGATATGAAGGAATTTCTGAAAGAAATGGGCCTTGAACTACCCTTCCTCCGTGATGCAGATTTCACTGATATGGTCAAGGAAGATGAATCCAGAAGTCCATTGTATCTATCTGACATACTTCATAAAGCAATTTTGGAGGTTAATGATAATGGGATAAAAGATACTTCTGTGACAATGGGCATAGGCAAGCCCCGACCAGGAGAGCACTTTGTTGCTGACCACCCTTTCTTCTTTGTCATTAAGGAGGAGGTGTCTGGCTCAGTAATCTTCATGGGGCATATATTGGACCCTTCATCACAATCTTAACTTCAGTCTCTGTTTTTTTGTCAGCTATTACAGGTATATCTTGTATAATCTCTAACTTTGCTAGTCTGGATCAATGAGTTTTTAGTACTCAAGTAATTCATCTAGTGGTTTGTAGTTGTTTGCTTTGTTTTTAATAACATGCGGGCAGATAGTTactaaaataaatttatatTATCTTGTGTGCGAAACCATGTAATAACAATGCATATATGTCTCATTTATATCAATTTTTCTTTGCAGAAATCTCTATGGTCTTGTCCAATTTATAAAAGAAATTTCTTTAATCAGAAATGTTTGTTTATTCTTGTGGATTCCACCTATACCTTTTCTAGTTTATCTATGTATGGATTCATAATTTAGTATCTGGTCCAATATATATTTGTATGTATCTTGTCTCAACATTTTATGAATTCTTGATCAGTCTTTGGTCATGCTATTTTTCATGGAGTTGTTTCAGTTACATGTTCATATAGAAGATTGCTTTTTATTTACTTTTTCCTACCAGGAGCAAGCTGCTAAGCTTATTTACATAGAGGTTTTGATTTCATATACGAAGGGGAGCCTTGGCGCATGGTAAAGCTGCTGCCTTGTGACCATGAGGTCACGGGTTCAAGTCCTGGAAGCAGCCTCTTGCAGAAATGCAGGGAAAGGCTGTGTACAAAAGACCCAAGTGGTCGGACCCTTCCCTGGACCCTGCACAAGCAGGGAGATCCGTGCACTGGGGCTGCCCTTGGGCTGCCCTTTTTTTGATTTCATATACCCAGTCTGCCTCCATGCTGACTGCCGCCCCCATCCCTGCCTCTTTCATGCTGCAGGTTCCTATCCAGTCTCCTCTGTCCTCAAGTCGCCCACCGCCACTGCCCGCATGCGCCCGCCACCCTACTCCGTCTGCCACTCCTTCCCCACTGGTCACCTCCCCCAAATGTCTCTTCCTCCCCCACCACTGTCCAATGTCCGCGTTGCCCCTACATATCCCTGCCTTAGGTGGACCTGCCTGCCTTCGGCTGTTGATGGGTTGCCTACCCCCTAGGTTAGGGGATACCCCAACGCCCAACGCAGAGGCATTCCCAACCCAGCACGGAAGAGTGCCGATTTGAACACTGGGTATATGAAATAAAAAAGGCACTCTTCCGTGTTGGGTTGGGAGTGCCTCTACGTTGGGCGTTGGGGTATCCCCTAACCTAGGGTGTATGCAACCCATCAGCAGCCGAAGGCGCGCAGATCCACCTAAGGCAGGGATATGTGGGGGCGACGTGGACATTGGACAGTGGTGGGGGAGGAAGGGACATTGGGCAGAGGCAAAGTTCCGCTAGGCGGCGACTGGCCGTGATTAATCACTGGGTGAGGCCCGTCGCCTCGACTAGGGGTATAGGCGGAGGCCTAGGGCGCGGCAGCGCAAATCGTTGACTCCGTGGCGCCTAGGCGCTCGAGGTGGGCGTGTACGCGGACGACGCGGCCTCGCGCGTGGAAATTTCCGTCGCCACAGAAGCGCGTGCGCTAATGGCGTCGGGCGCGGGAAAATTAGGCACGCGCGGGAAGTATAAGACCTGCTCCCGCTCGCAGACGCCGCTACTGCTCGTCCTCCTCGCCTGCGACGGTGCGCCGGAGGGCACTTCACCTGCCGGCCTAGCTCCTCTGCCTCCTCCCCGCCtggtccggtgaggtcgcgctGCTCGTCCCTGCCGGCCGCACTTCTCGTGGCCTAGAACTCCTTCCCGCCGGCCGCCGGTCACCTCTTCCCCGCCTGTAAGCTGCTTGCCTGCACCCCGCCTGCTCCCTGCTCGTTGCTCCCCTGCCCTGCTGCTCTCTGTTCTGAACTTTTGATTTCTGAATATTGAATACATGAAGTCATGTGTGCTATGAATCTGCTCTACTCTGTTCTAAACTTCTGATTCCTTTGTTACTCTGAAACTGAATGCCTCCCCTGCTCCTCTCCTCTGATCTGAATGCCTGATTTGAATGCTATGCATGTGAATGTGAATGCTTGATCTGAATTTGCCTGCTGCGAATGCACATAATCTTGCTATATATAGTTGTatacataataaatataaaaattatgGCTATATTGCCAAAAGGCCTAGGAAAATGCCTAGGCGCGATTAATCCTGATTAGTCTCTAGGCTAGGGGTCAGCGCCTAGATACCACCTGGCGCCTAGCGAAACTATGGGCGGAGGTGACCAGTGGGGGAGGAGTGGCAGGCGGAGTTGGGTGGCGGGCGCATGCGGGCAGTGGCGGTGGGCGACTAGAGGACAGAGGAGACTGGAGAGGAACCGGCAGCGTGAAAGAGGCAGGGATGGGGGCGGTAGTCAGCATGGATGCAGGGAATGGGAGCGGTGGGCGGTAGAGATGCCGACGGGGGCAGCGGGTGGTTTTTCCAGTTGCGAGTCATAGCTGCACGGGAGTAGTGTGAATGGGTAAGGTAGGAATTGAGTTTAGTGATAGGTTTGCTGTTCATACTTGGGCTAGGGCTGTTTTCATTCATGGGCCTTTCTATATAATGCTTAGCGCACTAGTCTCCTgtttcttctttttattttagatTTTTAGAGGTAAATATGCATAGGGATAAAACGCCAACACCTTTTGTAACCTTGCATATACCAATGGAGATGAAAATATGTTCTGTCAAATTTCAGAATAATATCATCTCTGTTAATATATTTAACTTTGAtgacatttacttaacaaattAACAGGTTAGATCGTCTTCAATGGTAGCCTGCAAGGTGTATTGCTAGCTGGGAACACTGGTGACCTAACATTCAACTAAAGGATAAGAATTTCTTTGGCACCAGCAAAGCGAGGAAAAGGTATTGCCATCTCACCACTTGAAATTATACCTGTGCCCAGAAACACTAAGAATGGTAATGATTGGTATGCTCATTGTGAGCAGAGTGGCCTGACCCTGCTGACCAAATAAGACAATAGAGTTAACAAATATTACAAAGTCTAATGGTGTGGAGATATCCTTGAACTGAGGAGTGAAGAAAACAGAGGAATGGTGTGGTGCTCTTTTGTTGATGGCTTCATGCCCCTCTTTGTGCGTGGTGTGCTAGGAAAGATCTGTAATATTGCAACTTTGTGCTGACAGTTTAATGAGGGATCATGATCAACCATTTTTTGGTGTTGGTGCGCCTTTTATCTCCTCTCTGTTTTGTGTGGCATTTTAATCTAAATCCTAGATCGTTGTCTTCTTGCTTCTACATAAACTCTTTTTCGATATCTTAATTGAAAGGCAGAGCTTCTGCCattactttcaaaaaaaaattgatgaggcttggtgACCTTATAGTAGtgatgaaaacggattggatacggacggatatcatcgatatcatatttgttttcatatttctgatcGAATTTGGATttgaatacggataatatcaaccatGTCAGATAAGATATGATTAAATGTTAACATCATAAATATgttatttaagtattcggatacggatacggtatcagatGTTAAATATTCGGATTTAGATATGGACAGCTCTAAATCTATCTAAACGAAtttggtctcgaatacggtcggaaaatatccgtactgtTTTTATACCTACCTTATTAGGGTCTACAAAGGATGCCTCCCTTTGTTCTGAAAAGTGGCTTGCATTTTATCTGACCAGTACAGTTTTATTAGTTTCCTTTATTCCCTTCCATATTGCATATAGCCAGATCTAGTTATTGAACACGTTAAGACTATGCATTAATAAATAGTCCCTCCATTTCGACTATGCATTAATAAATAgtccctccatttcaaattataagatgttttatcttttctatatatgtatttttttttaattctagATATGTAGGTTTTACTATGTATTTGGATATATATTATGTCTAAATACATTGTCAAAgcaatatatctagaaaagctaAGATATCTTAAAATTTGGAACAGAGCAAGTAAACACAAATAGTTAAATACCATACCACCTATATGAAATAAAAGATGTGAACGCGTTGAACTTTAGTCATAGAAAAGAACACGCATGTACGTAGGATGGTACAGCTGTTTTGAACAGAGAAAATGAGCATCCCCATCCGTAGCTTTAAAATTGTGAAATGAACAAAATCGAAGTAACATCTTGATCGCCCAATAATTTTCCTGGTTGTGCACCTTGCACTTGCACGTTTCATTGTTGACTGTCCACATTTTGTACAAAAAGGAACCTTTACTCCGGCTGCACAATCGCTGGGCTTGATTCCTACGTATAATAACGTAGGGCAGCATGCCGTTGCGCTTGCGCCCACCCCGCCGCAATCCCCATGGCCCAGGGGCATTGTGGCCCAATTCTTTGCCGACCAGGTGGACGTCCACCCACCCCGCCGCCGGAACCGCAAGACCAAAGCTCTTTCTTGGGTACCTGGAGGTAGCGGCTCGCCGGCGAGGTGAGGTACCACCAAAACGGCAGcctgtcacacccaaatttaaggataaatttgagtgtGCGCTTcaggaatagtcgcgcacacaagtcgacaaattacagaagtatcatcacaagtgtcttacataaCGATTATTACAACACGAACATCAAAATCTGGCAACGAGCGGAAATAAAACTCATATCTAACTGTAACTTAGTAGctccaacacagggacgaccgactggtGGATCGCCAACATAGAAATCCTTCGAGAACCTGGAGGTAGCGCTCGCCGGCGAGGTGAGTACCAGGCGCACACCACCAAAACGGCAGCCAGGAGAGGGTCGTCGACGGCAAAAGATATCCGCAATCTTTCAGGCGCTGGGAGAGCGAAGAAAAAACACGATTTGGAGCAATGCAGTCCGTGTATATTTCTGCAGCGTCGGGTCAGTAAATTTCCCCGGCGTGATCGGATCGGATTGTTAAGACTTAAGAGTTGTTGGAAGCTAGTATCTTTTTTCTTCCTGATGTTATAACCTAAAAAAAACAACTTGTAAAAAGGCCAACTTTTTCAATGTTTTTGTGTTAGGATTGGGTTTGAGCTACATACAAATTCCCTACTATTTGTAAAAAGGCCAACCCACTGGAGACATAAAGCATCCATTTGTAGTTTTTAGCACCATCAGGATAAACATAGTACTTTCGCTTCCTATTACCGTCATGATCACGACACCTTGGGAGAAGATTTTTTGTCAGCTCTTATAATCTGAATATTTCAGATAGCTATATTTTCTTGAATTCTTAAGGTAGAAGATGCTGCTGAGCAGATCCAATTACGGAGTGACATGTGAAAATTTAGAAGATCCCATTTTTAGATCAACATGAAAGAATCTAAATAGAAAAAAGGAATATGTGTTGCGAGAAATTCCTAGGTATGGTCAAATAACAGGTTCTAGcctttaataatcaaataacagGTAAATCTTGTATTGACCACTAACAATTGTAATCTGCCTCATTCAAATTTTGGTACACAAGTAATCCGGGTACTGAAAGGTTGACTGTCCATTGCCTCTCAAATACACAGCTAGACAAAATTAAGTCAATCAACAACTTCTGCTTCTCCTTTTttatttaaataaatatatacatCTGTTCGATGACACTTCACAAATCTTATGTTCGGGTGATGCTTGAAAGCGTTATCttcaggccgtgtttagttcctaatgagaaaaatttcgcgacactgtagcactttcgtttgtttgtagtaattattgtctaatcctggactaactaggctcaaaagattcgtctcgtaaattccgaccaaactgtgtaattagtttttattttcgtctatatttaatattttatgcatacgtctaaagattcgatgtgacggagaatgttgaaaaattttgggttttgggtgaaagtaaacaaggcctcaatcagAACATGAAGCAGAGTTTTTTTTTAAGGAGAGTTGGTCCTAGTAGACTCATGGACATGAGTCGCCTCTAGCTGATCAAAACCGAGGAATTTCTCTGCCAATGTCAATGGAAATCATCACCACCTCACCACTTATTATGGATTCTCTTTGTGACATGTTCTGTAAACATCGCTAATGATTGATCTAAGAAACAAATGTACAAAAAGCAGCTACCTCATCCAGGTACTGCTCAGAAAATCATGCGGAAAGCAATATCAGATGATGGCATCTAACAATACTTCTTTTGCTTTCTTCATGTCCAGTTTGCATATTTTGTTGCTTCCTCACTGCACTTCTGTTCGATCGCAACACTACACCGACAATCTAATCAGCACCCATACTTGTAGCTGCACAATGTGTGTATGTATCTGCAGGATTGCTCTATGTCGGTTCACGTATAGTGCGGTGATGTGGACTTGTCCATGTTTGGTAGATGTGATGTGGACTTGTGATGAGGTTGGGTGGCCTTTTGGTCTGGAAGAAAGGGATGTCTCTCCCCTTTGTACCGAAAGCCTGCTGTGCCTTTTGCCGACTTCCAGTTTGCTACCAGTTTCTGGGCGTTTCTGTTGTTAAGTTGACACTGACTGGGCGGCAAAAGGGTGTGTTTTCTGCATATATAATAACAAGCGAAAGCACTATGTTTTATTTTTAGTAAATCATCGTCGTTTTTCTATTTTTGATTTAAGGTGAATTGCTAGTGTTGTCATTTCGTTGTTGTAACTTCAATACGTTGTGCAACGAGATATGGGGGTTACGGATTACAGTACGTGTTTGCATCATATAGTCTGGCAATAGGCTGCATATGTGCTTGTTTTTAGACACAGGAGAATGTTGGGGTTTGGTCTCACATTACTTGGCATATTGTGTTTAGCCCTTTAGAGCGTGTTTGGGCTACTCCAtgaactctgctccacaaattCTACCATGAATCAACTCCATGAAAAATCTAGAGTTTGAACTGAGTACATGGACTTGAACCTGTTTGCCTAGAAAAATATAGAGTGGAACCTGCTTAGCTAAAAAAAACTATAGAATGTTACATCCAACTTAAAATCAGGTGTGCTTTATATACTTTTTAGAGCCACATCATTTTTGTCTCACCATGCTTGATAAGAACTACCCATATATAAAATGGTTCTCTACGGAGACCCTCTAGAATTCGATATctagaaccggttgataataacTCTATAGAAATACCAAACTGGGTGGTATTTTTACAGCTCTAGCAGGCCCTCTACTGTTCTCCAAACTTGTTGACCTTCTATTTTTCCCCCTCACCACCCATTCATGTTGGCCCCTTACTCGTTTGTTTACCCCTTTTTCCTCTGGCATTTGTCCTTTGCCCGACGCATCCCCCCTCGGCCCCTCCCTACCGGCGTCCCTGCCTGGCGTGGCCGCACCGTCGACGCTGGGCAGGAGGCAGCACGGCGGGCTCTGGCGCCTCCACGTCTGCAGGCACCTCCTCCCTGGCCTCTTTCCATCGGCGGGCACGTCTCCTTCCAGGCGGCATCTTGCTCGATCGCATGAAGGATTTAGAAATCGTTTTGAAAAAGATTTGAGTCATGTATTGAGAATATAAAAAattatcaataacttttaatttGTTAAGTTTATAGATATAAAAgttatataaatagatttgtcaagaaaaaaatactttcataaaaatacatatattattctttttctaaatatttttataaaaataagaggtcaaagttgTATATTGAAGACTGTGCCGCTGTCTTAAACGACTTTTAATTCCTATACGGATGGAGCATGTGTCTTAGGTCAATCTCAATGAAAGTTTTATTAGAGTTTCATACACATTAAGTATGCTGATATGACATTGTATTAATAaaaagagatgataagagttttatgggcGTAGAGAAAGTTTTATCCTCATAAAACTCTTCTACATTAtttctaaaatataaatatattggaAACTAAGTCATGAAACCCTACTAAAAATGACCTTAGAGtatctccaagagactaggtaaaattatattctaaactacaaGATTTAGTCATTccgtaaaataaaaaattcactCAAAACATAGAGTTCCACAACAACGTTTGAGAATAGCTAGTGAGGAtgacatgctatatatgataaGTGAAAGTTTAGAAATAGCAAatttgctattttagcaaactaGATAGCACACATATTGAACTTTGATTTTTActttaaaatataaaaataacctAAATAACATGGATAATATATATCCGTTGGTATTACTCTTACCAGATCTCCCTATCAATCGCACCTTCTCCCTAACTCTCTAGTGGCCTCCCCCGCTGGTGGGCGGTGTGCCCCTTTCCTGCCTCGAAGGAAGGCTGAGTTTTTCGATGACGGCAAGGGAACGTAAAAGTTATACGTGGGTTTCCCATAGCATTTACTATTATGATAAATTTGGAAGGCTTGTTTTATGTAGTGCTGCTGAAATTAATAAAAAGTTAAGAAGTATTAACATATAGGTTACTACCTAAATAAACAAGTAAGTAGGGAGTCTGATTGTCAGAGATGCTCTTATCTTGCGGCCAATgcctagagtattaaatataattaaaaataaaaactaatcatacagtttacctgtaatttataagacgaattttttaagcctagttagttttatgattggataatatttgttaaataaaaacgaaagtgttgcgGTACCTAAAATCCTAAATTTTTATCAACTAAACAAGCCTTATAAAACTACTGGTGATAAGTAAACATACCTGGCAGTGGCGTGTGCCTCCGCTACGTCTATATGCTCCTGAAAAGCAGCCCGGCACACATATTGTGATCAATTGTCCTGGCACGGCTTGGATGGATCCAGGATTCGAGATCCTTTCGctacctactactactactccctTGATACCAAATATAGGACGCTAGACTCTTTTTGAACCTAAATTTGATTACTcattttattcaaaaaaattatacaaaaGTAGTCAAATTCAAGTTATTTTTAaataacttttattaataagtCAAACCgtgacaaaaaaaaataatattttatataaatttttaaataaaacgagTAGTCAAATTTAATATTGAAAAAgctaaacgtcttataatttagaatagattGAGTAGTTATTTTCTATAGACGTGTATAAAGTGGGGAAAAAGGAGGCGCGTCTAGAATAGGCTTCAATCTTGTTTGAACAGCTGTGTTGTTATCAGTAAAGCGAG is a window from the Sorghum bicolor cultivar BTx623 chromosome 5, Sorghum_bicolor_NCBIv3, whole genome shotgun sequence genome containing:
- the LOC8071603 gene encoding probable non-inhibitory serpin-Z9 — protein: MQAASLRRALHPRRPGAAQLFPFPVGTRPGAFSASAAAAHSPKDARNAPPPIMPTRPWGEALAAAQRAFCLPLAGRVLAASATGNAAVAPVAVHASLALAAAGARGDTRRQVLQVLGGGGGGKGAAADAANVASRVVKRVLKDRSTSGGPRLAFAGGIWADTSTNLSPGFVEAARSVYSSTARTADFNNKPEDAAKQINMWVKESTKGTATSLLLDGLIDQNTGLVIGSALYFRGRWLDRADIRSTAVQKFCCLDGTCVEVPFVEYDRTRPFAVHDGFKVIKLPYQQGKNERKFSMYIFLPDAHDGLFELTKKIFAEPSFLEHHLPTEKRHVDIRVPKFTVSFQVDMKEFLKEMGLELPFLRDADFTDMVKEDESRSPLYLSDILHKAILEVNDNGIKDTSVTMGIGKPRPGEHFVADHPFFFVIKEEVSGSVIFMGHILDPSSQS